The Methanosarcina barkeri str. Wiesmoor DNA segment CCTGAATTTGCTTATTAATATTTTCTCTTTCCGAAAGCAATTCATCAAGTTCCATCTGTCCCATAACGTCTCTCAGAGTAGTCTGTGAAAGGGTAGAAGTTGCAAACATGTAATTTTCAACCTGCGTTATGGCAGCTCCAGGCTCTATGACCTTATAATAAACAACCGCATCTACTTCAACCGTGACGTTATCTCTGGTAATTACGGCCTGCTTGGGTACATCGATTGCAACAACTCTCAGATCTATTTTCAAAGCTCTATCGACAATTGGGATAATCAGAAAAATCCCGGGACCTTTTACATCACTGAGGCGGCCCAACCTAAAAATAACTACTCTCTCATATTCGTTAACCATTTTTATTGATTGTGAGAGTATTAATATTACAACCAATAATACAGGAATGTAGATTTGACTGGTAAAGATACTCATAATTTTTGTGACCTCTCATTCCATTAATATTTAAATTAGACTTAATAATAACTAGGTATTCATTATTCAGACAATCAATAATAATCTTTCTATAAAGTAAGTATTCATAATTCAAAAAGTTTGTACCCAGAACTCTACAAACATCTGAATAGCCATATTATTGTACTATTATTACTATTATTATTATATTCAGACAATCAATAATAATCTTTCTATAAAGTAAGTATTCATAATTCAAAAATTTTGTATCCTGAACTCTACAAACATCTGAAAAGCTATATTATTGTATTATTATTTATTATTACTTCCTTCTCTATATTCTCAATTGAATTCACTTTTCAGATTTTGAGCGATATCGGAGAAGGAAATAAATGTCAAAAATGCAGATTCCTGATTGGATGAAATTATGAAGAAACTGCGAGAGACCTATTCTGATAAATAGTTGTCTCTGAAAACACTTATATTTGGAACATAGAAAATATAAAACAGGAAAAAGTGAGTTAAAAGGGAAAAAGAAACAGAATGATATTGATTTTTGGTCCTGATAAGGCCGCAGAGTTAGATCGGCATACTTAAAAGCTGACAATAAGAACGAGAAACACTGTCAGGTTCAGAAACGCGTTCTGAGCCGCAAACAGTAGGTCAAGAAAACGCAGGTTCGGAAGAACCATTGGTGTTGATATTAATGATTAAGGAATGTCCAGACTGCCACGGGCGTGGCTATGAAGTTGTTTCAACTGAAATCTGCCCTCAGTGTAAGGGCAAAGGTAAATCAAAATCAATTGATTTCATGAAAATGTCAGAAAAAAATCTTGACAGCATTTTAAAAAATGGTGCTGCATGTGAGAAATGTAAAGGTACTGGAAGTATTGAAGTAACAACTCCCTGTAAAACCTGTAATGGTCTTGGAAAGATATACACATGCAAGGTTTGTGGAGCACGTATCGAGAACCCTCAGGACCCCGATGAAGAAGTATGTGATTCCTGTTCCCATTCTCAGTATGTTTATGCTCTTGACGAGTCCTGCGACCTTAAGGACGTGGAAGCAGGAAAACTTTACCACGGGGTAGTGAGCAGTAAAGCTTCTTTTGGGGTCTTTGTCGACTTTAATCCTCATGTAAGAGGACTTATGCACTCTAGCAATATCGTTGTTTCTCCTGAAGTAGGGGATTCCGTGATTGTTCTGGTAAAAAGCATCAAGGCCGGAGGAAAGCTGGATCTGATACCTAAAACCATTAAAAAATACGAAACTGTCGAGCTTGAAAAGGAGCTTCCACTCAAGAATTCAGCTGAAATCGACTCCAGTATGAAAGGCAAGCTCCTCAGAATCGAAGGAGAGGTAATTCAGGTAAAGCAGACCAGCGGGCCCACGATTTTCACAATTAGCGATGAGGGAGGCTTTGTGCCCTGTGCAGCCTTTGAGAGTGCAGGGAAAAGGTCCTATCCGCATATTGATGTAGGAATGATTGTTTCCATTACCGGAGAAGTGACTCTGCGAGATGACCAGATCCAGATCGAGGTCATGAGCATGAAATTGCTGACAGGAGAGAAGGAAGCAGTTGTCAAGGGCAGAGTTGAGAGAGTAATTGATGAAAAGGCATCTCCTGCGGATATTCCTTTCCTTGTCCAAAGCGAGATTATGGAGAAACTTAAACCCAGGATGCTCCATGTTGCCAAAGAAATCAAAAAAGCTATTCTCCATTCAACCCCGATTATTCTAAGGCATCATGCCGATGCTGATGGCATTACTTCGGCAATTGCAATTGAAAGGGCGATCCTGCCCCTTATTACGGAAATTGGGGGAATGGATGCGGAATATTATTTCTACAAGCGTGCTCCGTCCAAAGCTCCTTTTTATGAACTTGCCGATGTTACGAGGGATATTTCGTTTGCGCTTGAAGACCTTTCCAGACATGGGCAGAAAATGCCGCTTATAATTCTCGTAGACAACGGATCAACAGAAGAAGACGTACCTTCAATGCGGCAGGCCAAAGTCTATGGAATCGATATGCTTGTTATCGACCACCATCATCCGGATGAGATTGTTGACCAGTACCTGATAGGGCATGTAAATCCTGCGCATGTAGGAGGGGATTTCGGAGTCACTGCCGGAATGCTCTGTGCTGAAGTCGCTCGTATGATTAATCCCGACATTAGCGATACAATAAAACATCTCCCAGCGGTTTCAGCAGTCGGAGACCGTTCAGAAGCTCCGGAAGCTGAAAGGTATATCTCTCTTGTCTCGGACCGTTATACTCTTGAAGAGTTGAAGGAAATGGCTCTGGCCCTGGACTACGAACAGTTCTGGCTGAAATTCAGTAGTGGAAAGGGCCTTATCGATGATATTCTGGACCTTGGAGATCATGAAACCCATAAAAACCTTGTTTCCCTGCTATGCGAACAGGCAAATACCATGATCCAGGACCAGCTTGAGACCTGCCTCTTTAATGTAAAGTCCCAAAAACTGGCAAATGGAACCATCATGAACGTGATAGACGTTGAAAACTACGCCCAGAAATTCACCTTCCCGCCACCAGGAAAGACTTCAGGAGAAGTTCATGACGTGCTTACCAAAAAATATCCGGATAAACCCGTGGTAACCATTGGATACGGCCCTGACTTTGCGGTCATCCGTTCAAAGGGTGTGCTCATGAATATTCCGAAAATCGTCAGGGAACTCAGGGAAGAAATGAAAGGTGCAGGTGTCAGCGGAGGAGGACATCTGGTTGTAGGCAGTATCAAATTTGTAGAAGGAATGAGAACTGAGGTGTTATCAAGGCTTGCCGAAAAGATAGCAGCCACCGAGGTTGAATATTAAAGGGCTTTAATAGCCTCTTTCCTTCCTTTGCTTCTATTCTGGATAGAAAAATTCTATTCTTAAATAGTCTATTTTTAAGAAATTGGGTTTCTGAATAAATTATTCTCAAAAAGTTATAATCTTAAAACATGTTTATTTAAAACCTACATTCCGCAGTATTTTTTGAAAATCAATATTTTTCCTGATAGCGTTTTTGGAACAGAGTAAATAATTTGGATTTTTAATGGTATTTGGTGAAAATTGAATGATATCATTTTTGGTCTCTAAATACACCACATCGTTGCTTTTACCTACTGCATAAAAGTCCAATAAATCTACATTTGATTGAAAATCGATAGCAGTAAAAATATGAATTTACGTAAATTTACTGCGGAAAGTGGGTTAAAAGGTTCTAATTTTTACATAAAGTTCCTTTGAAATGACTCCTCAGACTATTTTTCATAAAATAATAAAGACAATCTTAATTAAACACTAATTTTAAAAAATACTGCAAGTTCTGGGAAACCTTTCACTTGGAAAGGCTCCCATACAAAAAAGTAATTAACAGTTTATCCTTGCTTTGCTTTTTAGTCCAGGCGTACAATCCTTACAAGAGACCGGATCGGGACATTAGCAATCATATCTGCGCCTTTTTTATCTACGAGAACTGCTACAGCTCTTGGCTTTGCGCCCATTTCCCGAAGCTGCTCAATGACTTCCATAGTTGTAGAACCGGTGGTAATAACATCGTCTACGATCACACAGTTCTTGCCGGCAACGCCTCCGAAGTTTCTACTTATTGTTCCTTTTTGACCTGGCTGGACTACATCCTGTCCTTTACGGGAATGATACAGGGCAAAATCAGCTCCCAGTTCATTTGCCATCATGCTTGCTAGGGGAATGCCGCTTGCAGCGACACCGACAACAACGTCGACTTCGGCGTTTGTTTCTTCCAGAGTCTCAAGCACCATGTCGCAAAGCGCAAGTGAGATGTAGTGGAGTCGTGTAGCACTTTTTCCTATGTTGCTCCAGTTTACGGAAATATCCTTTGGAGCGGGGGCTGCTACTTCTTTTTTCGAACGGGTTAAAAGCCAGGTAACCGTTTCCCTTGAAACATTGAGTTCATCGGCAATCTGGCCGGTTACAAGCCCGTTACTCTGCAATTCCACAGCTTTCTGGATTAAATCTTCTATGTTCTTCATGCCTCCATTCCCACCTGAATTTTTATCTGGCTGTATTTTTCGGCACATTTTTCGGCACTTTTTTGGCACATTTTGCAACTTATTCACAATGTTTGCCTCGAATACTGCCTGGAAAACTATATTCAAATGTACATTCTCTCAATTAAAGACACTATTACATTATCAAGCATTATATCTTTTTCTTCAGCTCAAAAATAACTCTTTTCTTTTCTACTTTTTTTCCTTTTCTTTTTAAGGGGGGAACCACAGATAGGGCAGACATCCCCTTTGTCAAAAGTTTTTTTACAGCCTATACACTGCTTTTGCCAGATAATAATATCCTTTATTTTTTTCTGGGCAATGGGTTTAACCTGAATTCCAAGCTGCACAGCAACGTTCTGGACTGCATAATCGTCCGTAAGCAATATGCCCCTGTCTTTATATTCAAGAGCTTTTGCGAGGATTTCAAGGTCCGTTTTTGAGAGCTCTTCGGAGTCACGCGTGTGCTCAGCCATTTCCCGAACCTCTTTTACCATTTCGGGATCTGGCCATTCCACACGTAACCCTCCTTCTTTTGCAAGATCAAAACGAAGTGCGGAGTCCCTACTTTTCAATTCTTCCGTAACCGAAGGAACGGTAATTATGAGGGAACTGTCCAGGTCACAGTTTCCCATTATAAAAACAGCTGAGTCTGCTATGTAATAGGTCATTTTTCTTCTCTTTTCTCTTTTAGTATATAATTGATTCCCGTCTTGGTAGATTTGTGGCTCTATAGCCCAAGTTCTGTCTCGGGAAGACAGTGCTCCTTTCAGCAGTTTGCGCTCTTTAGTGTTCCCCAAATTTCGTGTCTTGAGCATGGAACCGGTTTGCTTACTTTGCTTACTCGAGAGGACTAACTCATGCGAAGTTTCAAAACTCTATTTTCCAGCATGCAGTGAAGCCTTTCAGTAACATGTTATACGTAGCAAAAATTATGGAATTCATTCTGGGCTGTCCTTCCTATCTTGAGCTAAAGTAATATATATACGTAGCAAAAGTGATAGTAGTATGCCATATTAGATAAATAAAAATTCTGACTCAGTATCAAAATCCAGTGATGAACATAAAATTAAAAATCACTAGATTTTGTAATTGGTCCCAATCCTTGAAATACAATTTAGGGATTGAAGTATTTAGATGCCGAATATTGATGTTGATGAAAACCGGATTTTTCTTGCGGATTAAGATTTTCAATCAAGAAATGCAAAAATCACTAGATTTTGGAACATAGTCAAAAATTCTCCAAGTATTATATTTAAAAAAACTTGTTATTTTTTCCAGTGTTCTTAGTTCTACTTTTTCGGGGAAGCTAAACTTTCACTTGATAAAGAAATAGGTTCAAGATAATTAATCTGGTTTTCAGGTTAAGTTCTGTCGCCGTTTAGCTATCAAAATTGCGCCTCAGATGTCTGTTCCTTTATTCAGAAAGAAAATAACCATTAGAACAGTTGAAAAACAAAAAATAGTTCTTACGCTTTTTGTATTAAAGCTTTTATATCAAATACTGTAATAAACACAAGACAATTACTTCAACAGACAATTTGTTTCAGTGTGAAAAATTGTTCAACATTTATAGTTCTGTTTTGTAATTATATCTAAAAAGCCTACTCCAAAATATATATCCAAAATATATACATCAAAAACATAATGTAAAGCCCATACGGGATGGCTGCTTCCTACTACAATCATAAAACTTAAAGTGGTATCGTCAATTTATCGAAGTATATATGGAATTTAAAATGAGAGAGAAAGAAAAAATGCTAGCAGGCAAACCGTATAGAGCTTTTGGGGAAGAACTAGTCGCAGAACGTCAGGCTGCAAAAGAATTGATTTTTGAATTTAATTCTCTTCATCCAAGTAAAATTGAGCAACGAAACAAAATCATTCAAAGACTCTTTGGCAAAACGGGCAAAAACTTCATTATTGAACCACCCTTTCGCTGCGATTATGGATACAATATCTCCATAGGAGAGAATTTTTACGCCAATTATAATTGCACAATTATCGACTGCGCTAAAGTTACCATCGGTGACAACGCTTTTATCGCACCCAATGTGAGTCTTTTTACTGCAGGACATCCCGTACATTCCGATATACGGAATTACCAGTTAGAATATGCCACCCCTATTTTTATAGGCGATAATGTTTGGCTTGGTGGTGGTGCTATTGTGAATCCGGGTGTTATCATTGATGATAACGTCGTCATTGGTTCTGGAAGTGTAGTAACAAAGGATATTCCGGCCAATGTAATCGCTGTTGGCAATCCTTGTAGGGTGAAACGCAAAATTACAGAAAAAGATAAAACTAATTTTTTGGAGATGATGCATAATGACTAAAAATATACTGATACTTACTGGTAGTCCACGGAAGAACGGAAATAGCGATATGTTAGCAGATGCCTTTATGAAAGGAGCACAGGAAAAGGGACATACAGTAAATAAACTAGAAGTGGCAAAACTCAATGTTAATGGATGTAAGGCCTGTATTATG contains these protein-coding regions:
- a CDS encoding slipin family protein, producing MSIFTSQIYIPVLLVVILILSQSIKMVNEYERVVIFRLGRLSDVKGPGIFLIIPIVDRALKIDLRVVAIDVPKQAVITRDNVTVEVDAVVYYKVIEPGAAITQVENYMFATSTLSQTTLRDVMGQMELDELLSERENINKQIQELLDKYTDPWGIKVTGVTIRDVSLPDTMKRAIAKQAEAEREKRARIILAEGESQAAQKMREAATSYEGVSAAIKLRELQTLAEISREKNLIVVTQSQAFESGNIAALSTSIAERKEQQRQK
- a CDS encoding sugar O-acetyltransferase — encoded protein: MEFKMREKEKMLAGKPYRAFGEELVAERQAAKELIFEFNSLHPSKIEQRNKIIQRLFGKTGKNFIIEPPFRCDYGYNISIGENFYANYNCTIIDCAKVTIGDNAFIAPNVSLFTAGHPVHSDIRNYQLEYATPIFIGDNVWLGGGAIVNPGVIIDDNVVIGSGSVVTKDIPANVIAVGNPCRVKRKITEKDKTNFLEMMHND
- a CDS encoding NOB1 family endonuclease, which encodes MTYYIADSAVFIMGNCDLDSSLIITVPSVTEELKSRDSALRFDLAKEGGLRVEWPDPEMVKEVREMAEHTRDSEELSKTDLEILAKALEYKDRGILLTDDYAVQNVAVQLGIQVKPIAQKKIKDIIIWQKQCIGCKKTFDKGDVCPICGSPLKKKRKKSRKEKSYF
- a CDS encoding orotate phosphoribosyltransferase-like protein, translated to MKNIEDLIQKAVELQSNGLVTGQIADELNVSRETVTWLLTRSKKEVAAPAPKDISVNWSNIGKSATRLHYISLALCDMVLETLEETNAEVDVVVGVAASGIPLASMMANELGADFALYHSRKGQDVVQPGQKGTISRNFGGVAGKNCVIVDDVITTGSTTMEVIEQLREMGAKPRAVAVLVDKKGADMIANVPIRSLVRIVRLD
- a CDS encoding DHH family phosphoesterase, which encodes MIKECPDCHGRGYEVVSTEICPQCKGKGKSKSIDFMKMSEKNLDSILKNGAACEKCKGTGSIEVTTPCKTCNGLGKIYTCKVCGARIENPQDPDEEVCDSCSHSQYVYALDESCDLKDVEAGKLYHGVVSSKASFGVFVDFNPHVRGLMHSSNIVVSPEVGDSVIVLVKSIKAGGKLDLIPKTIKKYETVELEKELPLKNSAEIDSSMKGKLLRIEGEVIQVKQTSGPTIFTISDEGGFVPCAAFESAGKRSYPHIDVGMIVSITGEVTLRDDQIQIEVMSMKLLTGEKEAVVKGRVERVIDEKASPADIPFLVQSEIMEKLKPRMLHVAKEIKKAILHSTPIILRHHADADGITSAIAIERAILPLITEIGGMDAEYYFYKRAPSKAPFYELADVTRDISFALEDLSRHGQKMPLIILVDNGSTEEDVPSMRQAKVYGIDMLVIDHHHPDEIVDQYLIGHVNPAHVGGDFGVTAGMLCAEVARMINPDISDTIKHLPAVSAVGDRSEAPEAERYISLVSDRYTLEELKEMALALDYEQFWLKFSSGKGLIDDILDLGDHETHKNLVSLLCEQANTMIQDQLETCLFNVKSQKLANGTIMNVIDVENYAQKFTFPPPGKTSGEVHDVLTKKYPDKPVVTIGYGPDFAVIRSKGVLMNIPKIVRELREEMKGAGVSGGGHLVVGSIKFVEGMRTEVLSRLAEKIAATEVEY